TTTTTTTTACGTATAGGAAAGTATATACTTTTCTGCAGGCTTAGAAAATGAGAATGAAGTGAGCATTTTCTTTAAGCGTACCATCTATTAATACTACAAAAAGACTAAAAACTTTACGTTTTTTTCAATGGTCAGATCAGCCATATAAAAATCCTTGCGGTCAAAGATGTATGTTTTGGTCGTTCCACGGAACATCGCGCATGTCACATGAGCTTGCAATGTATAGCGGGTGATATCATCACACAGCAGCCAGGCACCGGCATGGGTCATCTTGCCGTCTTTGGTCAGATGCAAGTTATCCAATGCAGGACGCCACTTTAGCCCATCTGGAAGACGGGAGTGCTGAACAAAACGGCTCCATATTTCCGGGGTAAGGTCACGTTCCAGGTCATAATTGGTACAGGGTGTTTCATCAAAATGGATCAATCCTTCTTTGAAGAAAAACTCGCGGATCTCGATAGTGTCCTATAAATCGTGATCTCAATATTAATTGAATTTGTTGATTTGTGAAACAGTATTCATCAAGGAGGAAGGAACACGGATGCCACGGATTTGACGGATACGACGGATACGCACGGATTTAGGATTTCTAATTCAAATCATTCTTTCCTGTCATTCGTAAATATCAATCTTTTGAATTCCGGGTTTCTACCAAAATTTAATAATAGCCCAACTTCTTTATCAGTGGCTTTAAGGTAATTAATCAACTGAGCTTTATTTTCTTCTCTTAGACCTTCAGCTGATTTAATCTCTAAGATTATCTGGTCAGCAATAATATCTGCGAAATAGTTTCCACCTTGATTAGAGCAGAAAACGAATGTTTTGAAGGGCTGGAAGAATTTGAGAATGTAATTAAGGACGCCTTGATACAATCTCCTGTCATCCATTCTGATGAAACGGGGGTGAAAATAATTGGAATACGTAACTGGCTTCATGTAGCCTGCACTGCTAACATGACATATTATTTCTCTCACCCAAAAAGAGGTTTTGAAGCTATGGATGACATGGGTATTCTACCAAATTATAATGGTGTTGTAGTCCATGATTTCTGGAAATCGTACTACAAATATCTCTGTGATCATGGACTTTGTGACACCCACCTCTTGAGGGAATTAACGAACATCTCTGAAAATTATTAACAGGAATGGTCAGGGCAGATGGAAGATTTGCTTCTTGTTATCAAAGGATGTGTGGATGAAACGCGAGAAACGTCTGATTCTTTGACGCCCAGGCAGATTAAAGATTTTGAAACGATGTATGACTACATCACCAAAATGGGACTGGAAGAAAATCCACTTCCTTTGGATTTGGATACAAAACCAAAGAAGCGTGGTAGAAAGAAACAGACCAAACCGAAAAATCTACTGGACCGATTTGTAGGCTATAAAGGCGATATTCTCAGGTTTATGTATGATTTTGAGGTCCCGTTTGATAATAATCTAGCAGAGAGGGATGTCAGAATGATGAAAGTACAGCAGAAAATATCAGGTACTTTCAGAAGTGTTCAGGGTGCATGTTCTTTTTGCCGCATTAGAGGGTACATTTCTACTGTGAAGAAAAATGAGCTTTCTGTTATTGATGCAATTGGAGCTGTTTTCAATGGAAAGCCATTTGTTCCATTTTTGGATAGTGTATAAAGTGGATATTTTAATTTCAGAATTGAAGAAACTAAATGAGTTGGGCGAAATTTGAGAAGGGCTGAATAGTTACACTTTATCTGTATCGTAACCAAAATCATGACCATAACTGATATGACCAGAGAGCACATAAGCAATTGAAAGTATCATAATGGAAATGAAAGGAGAATAGAACATATGAAATTCGAAGCAACAATAACTGATATCATAACGCGCACATCTGATATTAAAAGCTTCAGGTTCAACAGACCACCCGGTTTTGAATACAAAGCAGGGCAGTATATATTTATCAAACTTAAAGTAAATGGAAATATGGTAAGTAAACCTTTCACTATCTCCAGCAGTCCAACTGAAAAAGATCATATTGAATTCACAAAGAAACTTACAGGTCATGATTTTTCCAATGTGCTTAATTCAATAAAAATAGGTGAATTAGTAGGTATTGAAGGTCCGTATGGAAAAATGACATTTGAAGTTGAACATGAGAGAATAGCACTGCTTTGCGGTGGTATCGGGATCACTCCCATGATAAGTATCTGCAGATACTGCACTGACAAACATCTGAATAACAAAATAACATTAGTAAGCAGTAATAAAACTGAAAAAGATATTATTTTTAAGGATGAACTGGAACTTATGCAGCAACAGAATGATCATCTGAAAGTCATACACACACTTACACAGCCTACCGATGAATGGGGGGGCTGCAGTGGCCGTATCTGTGAAGAGATAATAGTGAACGAGATTTTTGATCATAAGAACTGTATATTCTATATATGCGGGTCACCATTAATGGTTGCGTCCATGGTCTCGATATTACATGCTCTTATGATACCTGATCAACAGATAAATATAGAAAATTTCACAGGATATTGAAAAAGGAGATATGGGTGCACGGAGTTTCATATTCTCGGTGTAACCTCTTTGGTTGTAATTAAAGATTAATTAAACAGAGTATTATCATGGATGAGGAATGGAAAATGGAAAAAAAATTTATATTCTCAAATACATTGAAATGGAATGGCGAGTATCAAGCATCCATATTCTTTGGTGATAAGGCAAGTTTTGAATTTGCCACCCCACCTGAGTTTCATGGGCCAGAGGGGTTTATCAGTCCTGAAGAACTGTTTGTTGCATCTGCTCATGCATGTTGCCTGACAACATTTATTGCAAAGACAAAGAAAGCTGGCATCAATCTAATGTTTTATGAATCCAGCGCAGAAGGTATACTTGAAAAAGTGGATGGCCAGTTAATGTTCACAAAAATCACTGTAAATTCAAGAATAAAGACAGATAGTGATAAAGAAAACGTAAGAAAAATAGTTAAGCAGGTCGAACAAAGTGCACTTGTTATCAATTCCATGAAAACCAATGTCACAATAGAAGCCATCATCGAACAATAGCGTTTAATTTTTTAATGTGTCCTGATATGAAATAATTAATTATAAATATAATCTAATTACTAAATTAACCTACAATAAAAGAATATCATGTGTCATCGGTTAAGAGTAATATTGTAATGGAACACGGATTGTACGGATGACACGGATCCGCGCGGATACGAAAATAAATCCGTCAAATCCGTGTAATCCGTATTCGATTTAAATTAAATTGGAGAATCGTATGAAATCATTGGTCTTTTGTAAAATAATACATGCCGACTCTGTCAAACTCCTTAACCGATGACCAATGAAAAGAAGATAGACGAAATGGAGGCATTTAAGTGGCAATTATAGACTTGGGACAAGAAATCCCATATATGAGTATAACCATTTTTCAGGTATTGACAGCGATTATCATCCTGATCGTTGGTTTGATAGTTGCAAAGCTAATCACCGCTGTTTTTAAGAATCAATTAGGGAAGACAAAGCTTCCGGAACTTGTTGTGGAATTTTTAGCCAGGTTCTTAAGTTCCCTGCTTTATGTTATGGTGATATTGATAGTGGTGAGTGTTCTGGGAGTTGAAGTTGGTTCTGTGGTGCTCGGTCTATCGGCAGTCATAGGTTTGATTTTAGGCTTTGGTCTGCAAGATACAATGACAAATTTATTAGCTGGTGTCTGGTTGGCTGCACTCAGGCCTATTGATAAGGGCGAAGTGGTAACAACTAATGGAGAGACCGGAACGGTTGATGCGGTCGGTATGATGGCGACCGAGATTCTGTCATTTGACAATAAATTCATAACAATCCCAAACAAGCTCGTCTGGGGAAGTGTAATCGTAAATTATACGAGGATGCCAACCAGAAGGGTGGATGTTGACGTCGGGGTAAGTTATGGAACCGACCTGGACAGAGCCATACCGATTGCGATGGATACAATGAAGAAACACTCGTTGGTTTTGGGAGACCCGGAATCTATAGTGGTCGTAAAAGAACTTGCGGACTCTTCAGTGAACCTGCAACTCCGTGCCTGGTCAAAAACAGCGGATTATTGGACTGTCAAAGGCGAACTGACCAAAGGAATCTTTGAGGCGTTCAAGAGAGATGGAATAGAAATACCGTTCCCACAGATGGATGTACATCTAAAGCAGCAGTGAAAATGACCGGATGAAATAGCATCCGATCCAGCAGCAGGTCGTTGATAATCTAACCAATGCTGATCTGGAGTTAGGTAGATTAGTAGCTGTGGGTCTGAAACTCTAACAGATTATGAAAACTGAATCGAACGGATGAGATTTCATCTCGTTTCGATTCTTTCTTTTTTTTATTTTCTGGTGGAACATACCTTTTCAACATAAGGAAAAGAGACACTACAGTTACAGAGCTCATAGCCATCGTAAGCCGTGCGAGTTCAGGTCCAAACGTTATTCCAAAGAAAGGATAAAGTACTCGTGCTGCAACAGGAATGAGAGCCGTATTGTATGCAAAAGCCGATCTTCTTATTGTAGGGATATACATTCAATACTTGCACCATATTTCTGGCTGGCATGATCAAGTGCACCAGTACCACATAATCAGTAAATGCAAGTCTCGGACTTCCTGAGATACCGGGCAAATTGATGGTTCTTTTGTTATTGTCTACTTTGAGACTTATAAACTATTTTTAGATTTATGGAATACTGGATTAGTGATTGAAGAATAGCGATCGCTACTTAGGTTTTTTCCCCCCATACCGCCGCACATGCTCCCATGCATTATGATATTCCGGATACTTATCAATATTATCATACATAGAAACATCTTCACTCCCATAATGTATTCTATCATTTCCTACCGGGCACACCTTGATACAAATACCGCAAGGCGATATAAAGCGGCTAAGTAATTTCTTGCTATATCTGGCACACAGATCCTTTCGTATGATCCCTGATGGATAATCATCTGCATTGATTGCACCTACCGGACAGCATTTGACACAATTCATGCACCTTGTACATAGGTTCTCTTCCAATAGTGGATCCTGGGGTATTTTGGCTGAGGTGAAGACAGACGTGAACCTGACCCTTGGCCCGTATTCCTTTGTAAGTAGTGTGTTATTCACTCCAAAACTTCCAAGGCCGGCAAGGTAAGCTGCATGCTTGTGGGAGAAAAAGGCAGTTGGTCTTTCTATCAGTACATTGATATCCCCGTAACCATCCCTGGGAACAAATACTGACGGGTATCCCTTCATATTTAAAAAGCTGGATAGCAAGTACCCATACTGATCAAGCAGGATATTAATAGTGCGGTAAAGTTCATGATAATAGATGGAGGGGGTGGTCTCAATAACAGGGAGGCTGACAGGCAGGCCAATAACGATGACAGAAGATGCTTTTGGAAAAATATGCCGGGGATAAAATGCTTCAGGTATCCACGGCTCAAATAAGGGTAGAGTCCAACGCTCAACAGATGCTATTCCCACTATAGGGATATCCAGTTGAGCACATTTATTCAGGATTTCATCTTTAAGATTTGTATTCATCTTATCATATCAATATCGATTTAGGCTTAATGGGTAATGGATTTAAAAATTTCTATGTATTCTTCCTCAAGATACTTCCCTCTAAAGTACCCAATGGTAACAATGGTAAGTTAGTGCGTATTTCCAGATTAAGTTTGCTTTACTTTATACTGTGAAATTAAATCCTTAATTCATCCTTGGTTTTATATCTGTGGACCCGCATAAAAGGCATTCTGTTGCATTCTTCTTTATAAAAGCTTTCATACACGACTTGTAATAGTATATGTCGCTATTTCGTTTTAAGGCCTCAACATCCTCAGGCATGGCTGAGAAACTTATACCAGTGCTGCACATTTTACTAACCTCCTTGATTAATAACATGTTTATTAATGTAGATATTTAAAGTCTTTGGTGAATTCAGTACAAGCTCTAAATCCGTAGTGACTCTTTTTGGCCGGTATTATTTAATCAGAAATATCCGTATTCGTAAGTTTGTTCTCAATAGAATAACTCAATTATAATGAATGTTTATGATAATTATAACGAATTTAAGAAAACAAATTGCAGAAATTAAAAAAAAAGGATTTACAATATATGTTAGGTGTTTTCCCGTGGCTATGTTAATGGTAAGACAAAAATGAGGCGTTATAAAAATGTTCAAAGATAATGTCAGAATCCATCTTGAAGACATCATTGAGCCCAGAGAAGGCGCATGTGGAATTTGTCATGCAGTTGCAGAGGAGGTATGTTCACATGGCGGAGCTATCGTTGCCTATGAACGTCCAAACGGTATATTTGCAAGAATTCTTAATGATAAGGGTAATATCATCGGTGAGGGATTTGATGTTGTCTGGTCACCTGCTGTGGTGGCAGCAGAGATCGACGCAGAACTCATACCATCTAATATAGCGCAAGATCGCCGGTTACTTACTGCCCCACATGTGCTGTGACGGTTGGAGCAGCAAGAACTCCATTTCTTGCTGAAAAGATCAAGCAGGATCTAAAGGGTGCCGTAAATACAGGCAAAAAGAAATATGAACTTGGAATTGAGAACCGTTATGAGTTGAAAGGTGGTGCAGTAA
The sequence above is a segment of the ANME-2 cluster archaeon genome. Coding sequences within it:
- a CDS encoding mechanosensitive ion channel family protein; the encoded protein is MIDLGQEIPYMSITIFQVLTAIIILIVGLIVAKLITAVFKNQLGKTKLPELVVEFLARFLSSLLYVMVILIVVSVLGVEVGSVVLGLSAVIGLILGFGLQDTMTNLLAGVWLAALRPIDKGEVVTTNGETGTVDAVGMMATEILSFDNKFITIPNKLVWGSVIVNYTRMPTRRVDVDVGVSYGTDLDRAIPIAMDTMKKHSLVLGDPESIVVVKELADSSVNLQLRAWSKTADYWTVKGELTKGIFEAFKRDGIEIPFPQMDVHLKQQ
- a CDS encoding OsmC family protein encodes the protein MEKKFIFSNTLKWNGEYQASIFFGDKASFEFATPPEFHGPEGFISPEELFVASAHACCLTTFIAKTKKAGINLMFYESSAEGILEKVDGQLMFTKITVNSRIKTDSDKENVRKIVKQVEQSALVINSMKTNVTIEAIIEQ
- a CDS encoding epoxyqueuosine reductase encodes the protein MNTNLKDEILNKCAQLDIPIVGIASVERWTLPLFEPWIPEAFYPRHIFPKASSVIVIGLPVSLPVIETTPSIYYHELYRTINILLDQYGYLLSSFLNMKGYPSVFVPRDGYGDINVLIERPTAFFSHKHAAYLAGLGSFGVNNTLLTKEYGPRVRFTSVFTSAKIPQDPLLEENLCTRCMNCVKCCPVGAINADDYPSGIIRKDLCARYSKKLLSRFISPCGICIKVCPVGNDRIHYGSEDVSMYDNIDKYPEYHNAWEHVRRYGGKKPK
- a CDS encoding FAD-dependent oxidoreductase translates to MKFEATITDIITRTSDIKSFRFNRPPGFEYKAGQYIFIKLKVNGNMVSKPFTISSSPTEKDHIEFTKKLTGHDFSNVLNSIKIGELVGIEGPYGKMTFEVEHERIALLCGGIGITPMISICRYCTDKHLNNKITLVSSNKTEKDIIFKDELELMQQQNDHLKVIHTLTQPTDEWGGCSGRICEEIIVNEIFDHKNCIFYICGSPLMVASMVSILHALMIPDQQINIENFTGY
- a CDS encoding transposase; this translates as MEDLLLVIKGCVDETRETSDSLTPRQIKDFETMYDYITKMGLEENPLPLDLDTKPKKRGRKKQTKPKNLLDRFVGYKGDILRFMYDFEVPFDNNLAERDVRMMKVQQKISGTFRSVQGACSFCRIRGYISTVKKNELSVIDAIGAVFNGKPFVPFLDSV
- a CDS encoding GxxExxY protein translates to MKPVTYSNYFHPRFIRMDDRRLYQGVLNYILKFFQPFKTFVFCSNQGGNYFADIIADQIILEIKSAEGLREENKAQLINYLKATDKEVGLLLNFGRNPEFKRLIFTNDRKE
- a CDS encoding transposase, translating into MIQSPVIHSDETGVKIIGIRNWLHVACTANMTYYFSHPKRGFEAMDDMGILPNYNGVVVHDFWKSYYKYLCDHGLCDTHLLRELTNISENY